From the genome of Flavobacterium ovatum, one region includes:
- the dnaK gene encoding molecular chaperone DnaK → MGKIIGIDLGTTNSCVSVMEGNEAVVIPNAEGKRTTPSIIAFVEGGEIKVGDPAKRQAVTNPTKTIASIKRFMGQSFAETTEEAKRVPYSVVKGDNNTPRVDIDGRLYSAQELSAMTLQKMKKTAEDYLGQTVTEAVITVPAYFNDAQRQATKEAGEIAGLKVMRIINEPTAAALAYGLDKKGIDQKIAVYDLGGGTFDISVLELGDGVFEVLSTNGDTHLGGDDFDQVIIDWLADEFNAEEGIDLRLDPMSLQRIKEAAEKAKIELSASAETEINLPYVTATASGPKHLVKKLSRAKFEQLADSLVKRSMAPVARALKDAGLSTSDIDEVILVGGSTRIPRIVEEVEKFFGKKASKGVNPDEVVAIGAAIQGGVLSGDVKDVLLLDVTPLSLGIETMGGIMTILIEANTTIPTKKSQVFSTAADSQPTVELHVLQGARAMAADNKTIGRFNLDGIPPAPRGVPQIEVSFDIDANGIIKVSATDKGTGKSHDIRIEASSGLTSEEIERMKQDAEANAESDKIARSRAEKLNEADSMIFQTETQLKELGAKLTDDNKVAVEYALTELRMAHQSQDVPAIQTALDNINAAWKKATEAMYAEGEQAQGGAQPQAEAQGDNVEDVEFEEVK, encoded by the coding sequence ATGGGTAAAATAATCGGAATTGATTTAGGTACTACAAACTCTTGTGTTTCTGTAATGGAAGGTAATGAAGCTGTTGTAATTCCTAATGCAGAAGGAAAAAGAACAACACCATCTATCATCGCTTTTGTTGAAGGTGGAGAAATTAAAGTAGGGGATCCTGCAAAAAGACAAGCAGTAACTAATCCAACTAAGACTATTGCTTCTATCAAACGTTTTATGGGACAATCTTTTGCTGAAACTACAGAAGAAGCAAAAAGAGTTCCTTATTCAGTAGTAAAAGGAGACAACAATACGCCACGTGTTGATATTGATGGTCGTTTATACTCTGCTCAAGAATTGTCAGCAATGACTCTTCAAAAAATGAAAAAAACTGCTGAAGACTATTTAGGTCAAACAGTTACAGAAGCGGTTATTACTGTTCCTGCTTACTTTAACGATGCACAACGTCAAGCTACAAAAGAAGCTGGTGAAATTGCAGGTCTTAAAGTTATGCGTATCATCAATGAGCCAACTGCTGCGGCATTAGCTTACGGATTGGACAAAAAAGGAATCGATCAAAAAATCGCTGTTTACGATTTAGGTGGAGGTACTTTTGATATCTCTGTTCTTGAATTAGGAGACGGAGTTTTTGAAGTATTATCTACAAACGGAGATACTCACTTAGGTGGTGATGATTTTGACCAAGTTATTATTGACTGGTTAGCTGACGAATTTAATGCTGAAGAAGGTATTGATTTACGTCTTGACCCAATGTCATTACAACGTATCAAAGAAGCTGCTGAAAAAGCTAAAATTGAATTATCTGCTTCTGCTGAAACAGAAATCAACTTACCATATGTTACGGCTACTGCTTCAGGACCAAAACACTTAGTAAAAAAATTATCTCGTGCTAAATTTGAGCAATTAGCGGATTCATTAGTAAAACGTTCTATGGCTCCTGTAGCAAGAGCGTTGAAAGATGCAGGTTTATCTACATCTGATATTGACGAAGTTATCTTGGTTGGAGGTTCTACTCGTATCCCAAGAATTGTTGAAGAAGTTGAAAAATTCTTCGGTAAAAAAGCATCTAAAGGAGTTAACCCTGATGAAGTTGTTGCAATTGGAGCAGCTATTCAAGGTGGAGTTCTTTCTGGAGATGTAAAAGATGTATTGTTACTTGACGTTACACCTTTATCTTTAGGTATCGAAACTATGGGTGGAATTATGACTATCTTAATCGAAGCTAATACTACTATCCCAACTAAAAAATCTCAAGTTTTCTCTACAGCTGCAGATTCTCAACCAACTGTTGAACTACACGTTCTTCAAGGTGCTAGAGCAATGGCTGCTGATAACAAAACTATCGGACGTTTCAACTTAGACGGTATTCCACCAGCACCAAGAGGAGTTCCTCAAATCGAGGTTTCTTTTGATATTGATGCAAATGGTATCATCAAAGTTTCTGCTACTGACAAAGGAACAGGAAAATCTCATGACATCCGTATCGAAGCTTCTTCTGGATTAACATCTGAAGAAATCGAAAGAATGAAACAAGATGCTGAAGCTAACGCTGAGTCTGACAAAATCGCTAGATCTAGAGCTGAGAAATTAAACGAAGCTGATTCTATGATCTTCCAAACTGAAACTCAGTTGAAAGAACTTGGAGCTAAATTAACAGATGACAATAAAGTTGCTGTTGAGTACGCTTTGACTGAATTGAGAATGGCTCACCAATCTCAAGACGTTCCAGCTATTCAAACTGCACTTGATAACATCAACGCAGCTTGGAAAAAAGCAACTGAAGCAATGTATGCTGAAGGAGAACAAGCGCAAGGTGGTGCACAACCACAAGCGGAAGCTCAAGGAGACAACGTTGAAGACGTTGAATTCGAAGAAGTAAAATAA